In Archocentrus centrarchus isolate MPI-CPG fArcCen1 chromosome 23, fArcCen1, whole genome shotgun sequence, the sequence CAAGAAATGCAGAACTTCACGTTACCAGTCACTGAATTAGAAGCTCGTGGATGAATGATTTCATTGAGTTTTAAactgagaagaggaaaaagaactCCCGCACCGAAAAAGGAGGTCAGACGAGTCACAGAGTAGTTAAGTTGCACTTTCAGCTACACTCAGGAGAACTTCCCATGGTTCAACCGTCAAAGGACACTGCTGACAACCCACCCAGAAGTAAGGAAAGACTTTCTCAGTGATGGCCTGCTTGAAGGAGTAGATGAGGGCGTTGTTATGCGGGTCATAGAAAGAAACCTTGCCCTTGTCACAGTCCAGTTGCACTCTGATCTTCTGAGGGTTCCTTTTCAAGTTTAGTCGCGTTAAAGGAGAGGTACCTGCAAAGTACATCTTGTGGTAGAAGTACACACACAGGTAGCCATTTTTCAGCACTGAGGACACTTTCTCTTTCCTCTGGACAGATTCTTTAGCCACGCCGACAACCCACGCTGTATTATCTCCCACATTCACATCCCAGGCACGCCTGCCTGAGGTGAAGCCCTCCGAGCCCAGCACACCGGTATCGGGGTCGAACCTCTCCGGGTTGTCTGGGAGCTTCTGCTTCTCATCGCTGTCACAGACGGTGGTGAGGTCGTCTGACAGGATGAGCCACGGGGCAGCAGTGTTGGGATCCAGAGTGACTGGAGCTGAAGGAAACATGGCAGATTGTCACAGCGGTGGTTACTCTGACTGTAGTTCAGTCAAACATCACAGCCTTTTCTCCACCTCCAGAATTCATGAAATACTAAAAGTGCAGCTCAAAGTTTAAACCAGGTTTCGCCTTTTAACTAATCAGTGCATTAGGATAAACTCACTGTATTTGGCAATTTTATGCATCTTCTCCCACACATGGAACATCAAAGAGCCGACATATTTGGCCACATCTATGAGCGCTCCTGGAGGCATGACTGGATCTTCAACCGGACAGTCATTActgcagaaaacaggaaaaggcAGGCTGCACTATGCACATTATGGAAGCCAAGGAAAGAATAAAATACATATTAAACTTCTCTTTACCTTAACAGTGTCATCTTGcttttctaaaaaacaaaattaaagactTCAGTatttgaggggggggggataaTGTAAAGTACCACTTCTTTAGTCTCATTTACAAACTTACATGAAGGACAGTGATGCCCTCCGAAGCCATCTCCTCCTCCAAAACTCTGATGGATTCAGACACAGAGGctatttttctttccatttcttcaaccttctgcttcatctgttcagttttctgctcctcctccctctTCAGCGCCTCCATCCTGGCATTCTCTTCGGCGTGAAGGAAGTTGTGAAGTTTTTCAAACTCCTCACGGGTTCGCTTTTCCACAAACTGAACTTGGACCTGAAAGAAAACCTGCTTGAGTGCGGCTTGGAAATCGCCAGGGCAGAGTTATTAGAAATTTTAACAAGACTATCACTACACCTGAATGTAGGCCACTGTGTCTTCATAGTTCTTCTTAATTTTGTCAAACGCCTCCCTCTTCTCCTGCAGCGAGCTTAGAGCAGACTTCATTTTCTCCTGAGCAAATAATTCAAAGAAAATTCATTAGAAGGTTTGAGGCTAATCTTACTTCAGGCTTGTAACATGCTTCAACATAATAGCTCATAACAAGCCTTTATTTAGTCATGAAAGCTAAATATTTACCTTCACATCCACAAGCGCTTCGCTGACAGGGCAGCACTCATGCTGCTTGTGTTTTCTTGAGGTGTGGCAAACCACACATATAGGCTCCTTATCCAACAGGCAATACAGCTTAAGCTTCTCCCCATGATGAGGGCACAACTCCCCTGGTTCACCATACAGCTCCTCCACTGCCTCCTCCGGTTCCTCACTCTCATGCGTACAGGATTCGCACAGGTTCTTTAGAGTGAGACTGGGCACGGGATCATCCAGACTCTGGGTCCTGCACAGAGGGCAGTCTCGGTTTCGTCTCTGTTGATTCCAGTACTGCTGCAGACAGGATGCGCAGAAGCTGTGGCTGCACTTGAGGACCACCGGGTCTCTGAAGATTTCACAGCATACGGGACAGGTGAGGTCCACCTCAGGGAGAAAGAGCCTGCCTGCCATGCCGAGGCTCTGCTCCTGTTTTACCCTGAAACTGAAAGCAGGGCAGAGTTGAAAATACTGATCAAACACAAGGAGAGTCAGCCCCTTATAAAACCCATAACCAGTGATTCTGCAGTCTGTTTACTGCACCCTGTGAAATCTGTGGATGCAAATCAGTCTTTTAGATACTAATGAAATATCTGtctgtttaaaaagagaaaattagaGTAAAATAAATTACCTCAAAACTGGGGTCTTGTGACAGCAGTATATGCGCAATGGTGATCACTTCCTACTTCCTGTTATGCTGAGTCACTGAAAGGAGGTGGagtctcagagagagagagagcaggcaTTTTTAACCCTTCACTGACCCTGCAGTTCAGTAGTTTGCAGGCAGGGAAGAAGAATGTGAGGGATTTCTAGACGACTAAAGAGACAAGAAAAATAATGTTGTAATATTCCAGTTACATTTTCAATGCTTCTCTTTTTATGATTAAATTAAGCAatttaaagagagaaaaaaaaaagtctgcagccCACTTACAGTTCGAGTACAATGTGCCATTTTACAGACTTGATCTTTGGGGTTGATcacactccatttttttttccacgtgACTCTTAATTATAAAGGTTAATCTTTCCATATCCAGATTTGTTCTACTGTTAATAGCCATGAACCTAATTTAGGTTGTTTTGGCTGTTTCCATCCCaatgtcattttctttgtggCTGCCTAATTCTATTTCCTGGGCTCAAACGATCTCTTAAGTCGCTTGCAAATAAAGGGATTACTAGTTAAAATAAGATTAAGTTTGGTTTTGACTTGCTGTTTAAGTCTAAAAGACGGGTCTAGGATTTAAACAGCACAGGAGAACATGATGCTTTGAGTCTAttttagcagcaacaacaaaacaaaactcctcCATCACAGCTCCACAGCTACACCCTCTACTGTAACTGATTCTAAGACTTCCACAACCATAAGGACTAATTTTCCATATCAAATAGTTCTGGTTGATCAATGTTTCTGGAAAGTTTTCTTTGAAAATCCCAGAGGATGACTATGACTATGAATCTTGGTTGTGCTAAGGTCAGGACTCTGACTTGGCCTTTCCAAAACCTCCCTTTCCGTCACTTTAAACTCTTTCGTTGATTTTCTGGTGCACCTTGGGTTATTGTATTGTTCCAGCATCCAACCTCTCTTAAGTGTCAGGTCACCCCATGTAACATTTCACTGTATTGTGAATTTAAGGTGTCTGGGTGAGGTAGCAACGCAGCCTTAAACCCTCCAACATGCATCACAATTGGTGTCCATGTGGACTCTATTTCCATAGAATCATATAGATTTTCGCCATAAACTTGTACTGCATAAACTAGAAGTGCTGTGGAACATCCAGGCCTATTTCAGACTTGAGGGTGCAAACAATTACTTAGTCTAGTCAGATTGTGTTTGTCAATAATTATCATTTAGATGAACATCAGACTGCATCGTCCAGGAGTTCCAAATGATTTACAAATTTTGTCTTGTCTTGCATTTTGTCTTGCAGCTGTATGTGTTTGGCCAAACTGCTCCCAGCTCGATTCAGAACACTATGAAGAGCACTGAGGTAAGATGCCATCTAGTGGAAAACTACAATAAAGGTTTTATCTTTATATATTCTAACTATTCTAACTAATGCTAGCTTCAAAGCAAATTATTGAATTGAACAGACAATTTAATCACTGCAGCTTCATTTTCTGGTTGTCATAAAATGCTCATTATAAAGTGAGTGGCCAAGgagctcatttatttatttttcccatcTATCATTTACCAACAAAAATGAAACCGTTTGTACCACGCTGCTTTTCAATTTAAGACAATccaatttgattttatttgtatgCTAATAGGAAAACTGTGGTGGTAATCTTTAGTCACACTCttattaaaatacattaaagttCTGAAAAACTTTCCTGGATTTGgagccaatttttttttattttttatgatctAACAAACAAACTTCAAACAGACAGAGACAAATAGTTTGATCGCCGGGGTCCTTGCTGCTTAGTAAATGTGCTGAACAACTTCAGCACATCAATCTGCAACATCTCTTTATCCATATTTTCCATTCTGTCTACTTGTAGTCCAACTAAATGCATCTCCAATCACCGCGTGGCTTCTGTGGCTGTAATTTGAGTatctaaaaatagcagaaaCTTTTGGTTGTTTCCATAAGAGAGTTGCAGCCTGCTGTGATTAGCACTCTGGACTCCTCACCAGGTTTGCACTAATAGCTGGACTTATTGTGAATGCTTTGGACAGAAAGCACTTCAGTGATTCATCACATTTGGCTTTGGTCTCAATAACTCTGCATTTTAAAggaggataaaaataaaaagagctgtTTTTAGAAATGCAggaaaacaaagacatgaaCGGCCTCAAGTGGGGTACTAATGTTTGCCAGAAAACAAttaagttcatatttttcttgcCATTGGTGTTCAGTGAAAATGTAACTTCTTTGCAGAGGCTATATTTGTGGTACAAGTTATAAATATATCCTTTAATTTGTGGCTTGTGTGTACTGAAGTACATATATCAACATCTGATGTCCATTTCTTGTATAGGCCTGTAGTCTCACAGTTAACAACTGTAACATGCTAATATCTAACTAGCATAATCACTATTTTAATTTAGTGTGTTAGCCCATTTGTAAACACATAGAAGAACTGAGTATCAGATCAGAATCTGAGTGCTGGAGGAACTAAAACCTTGAGTCAACTGTGGCACTAGAGAAGTCAAAAGTCACCAAGTTGTGACAGCAGATGACACATCCATATTTGTTCAGGTATTTCTTTCCCCTCAGCATCAAATGTCAGCCTACTTGTGTGGCAATAAGCTCTGTTCACAGCAGCCATTGATCAAATTAAGCGCAGCCCCTTCTATTTGGAATGTCACCATAATTCCTGCGAGCCAGCATGCACAATACCAGGGGCCCGGCTAATTTAATGGAACAGCGCCACAGTTAATGTGTTAATTACATTCACATTTGGCTTGCAATGACATGTCAAAACtgactgctgtgaaaaaggGCCTTTTTATCCTGAGGGTGCTCGAATGTCTGTgcaaaattaaaggaaatccaCCTGACAGTCGTTGAGATATTTCAGCATGAACGAAGTCCTTGCAGcgccttcatttttttgtttttttgtaaactcaAGAGCCTTTTTAATTTTGACCCAGATATGCAGAAGGGGATTTTGCTGATTAGCCCCACAACCTGCTGTTTCTCTGAGGACCTCTGACTGATGGAGTACATGACTGAGCTGTCACCTTCAAGAAAAACTCAAGTATGAAGTCACCTTcacaaaagttacagtaaatttaTTTTCTTGCTTTTGACACGAGACAAAGTTTCCAGCAGATGTTCCTGTTATTTTCTTCATTAGCTCCCTGAATGTTTTAAGTCCAGCTGAGCTCCGCTTCAGTCGGCCACTGAAACATTTAGTGAATTGCAGCTTATTACCCGACATCACAAAACACTGTATGTCTTTATTAGCACGGGCTGCTCTCTAAATTATACTGTGAGTTCAGGAAAAGGTTTTAGTGCTCTGTGGAATTATGTAACTCCATGCATTATAAAATGAAATTATGTCCTTGTTATGGTGCATCTCCATAACTCTTTACATGCCATATGTTGTTTAACAGAATATGGGGCAACATCTGTTTCATTTTAGCATTTCTGATGCATTTGCAAGTTTGCTTTGTGAGGAATTTAAATTCTTTATAATCACAACCTAACGGGCAGTAAAATCTGACATCCCCTCTCCAGTCACCattttttcctgttgctgtaATTATCAAATGCCACTAGATGTCAGAATATACCCACCTATAGCAGCAAAGAGTGTTCAAGGTACTTTAAAGTACTGAACGCGTGATGCAGTATTCATGCAGAAAAGTTCATTATAGCTTTGCGTTAAAATGACTTCAGGCAAACTGATGAATTTCGAAAGATAAGATATAATCTTCTAGTCTAATCTGACCTGgatattacttaaaaaaatacctGCTTTACCTCGGGATAAAGCAGTTAAATGCTCACATTTACCTGGATGTCACCGTCTGTAGCCTCTGCTACTCTGTAAATTGGTTGTCAGCCGGCGTGACCTCGGCTAATAGTGATTCATTATTGCTCACACCCAGCTAGTGTTCACAGAGGACTTGATCTGGGCTGAGGAGAAAGGGGAAGGGACTGGGGGGGGTTGGCTGTGTCAATCTCTGAGCATCTAATGAGGACAGGCAGGGTAACAAACAAGAGAGACAACCCCAGTCAGACCTGTCTCACTACCTGACACTTCACACAAAGCAGCGCGAGATGAACTACTCCTTCTTTTTAGGTCGACGGAAGTATTGATGAGAACAGCTCAGAAGGTGCTTCAAAAACATTATCAGCGAAGCATAGCTGTTTCATACTTCTTTCACCCTTGTGCAAGCATGTTTGTAAATACGTGCCAAAAAGTCAATTGTCAATTATTCCACTGTGCTGCACTCTTAAGATgaacattaaaagatgaatgagTAATTTAGGATGGGTAGAATGAGGAGGAGTAAAGACACAAACCTTATGTTTATGAAGATTTTTAGATCTAGGCGTATGACCTGCGGGCTAGAAGTGGCCTGGTAATAGGTCCAATCTGGCCCAGTAATTGGCTTTGCAGAGTGTTAAATTTGCAAGAGAAAGAGGGCATTTGGACTTTTAACTCCCATTTTCCACCAGGAAATTGTGATGCAAGTCAATGACATTCCCCATGGTCATTCCCGGAGTAAGGTGTTGAGTCAAGGAGCTATGCTGACGTGTTTCTTTGATTTATGGCCGTAGCATTTCTTCGTAACAACAGTAGATATATAGACAggctctgtgtgaaaaagtgaggACAGCTGTTGAAATTGCACTTATTTTCCATGAGACATCGCAGACCGTTTACACGTTTTGCAAAAGGATGGTTTAATAAATGTGAATGCTTTCAGAATGTacttctttaaaagaaaaggcTGTATGTGGCCCATGAATGGAAATGAGTTTGACATCCCCAGTTTAGATCAACAAAAGGGCAAGCAGAAATTGCACCTGTATTCATATCTGCACAAAATAGCCTCCATCTCATCTGACATGTCGTCAGTTCTTCTGGCAGcatttattttgcaaaaaagTCACTTTTCTCCTTTGTAATCCCTCTTGCTGTCAATCATGGCCTCTGATATGTTATACTCTTGTAATTCCTACCAACTGTGGGAATGGACTGGGTTtcctttttgttccttttcaaAGGATTGTATTAGCCTTTGCATTGTACACACACCAACTGTAATTGTGGGTTGTGCTGGTTGTGATTGCCTTCTACTCCTCGTTATCATCATCATGACTTCAAGTACCTCTAGACCCCCTTTTTTTATGCATGTCCATGATTATACAAAGCTAGTCTCATACACACAGCTTATACATATGCCCCCCATACATGATTTTAGGTAACAAAGACTAAAATTgttccatccacccattttcttaactgcttagcCAACATAGGGTCGCAGTGGTGGTGGAGTCCAACCCAGCTGTCTCAGAGTGAGAGGCTGGGCGCACCCTGATCAGattgccagtccatcacagagccaacacagagagacacagagcacATGCACACCTACacccaatttagaatcaccagctaacctaacatgcacatctttggactgtgagaagaAGCAGGGGCACCCAAAGGAGACCCATGCAGGCagtgggagaacatgcaaagtcttcacagaaaggctccagccaATCATGTGCttcaaaccaggaaccttcttgaTGGGAAGCGTCAGCGCTAGCCGCTGCACCACCATACCAGCCCTGAAGTTGTACCAGATTACTCAGCTGTCTTTACCTCAGTCCTTGCCTCCTGTAAATTTCTGTCTACTTGTCTTCCTAAGCAAGAAGGCTGCCTCCAAAATGCCAGTATTTATATCAAGCTGCATTTCTGCATCAAGCTCTGTCATGTGTCACTATGTTCAAGTctgaaaaaaatcttaatttacTACACAAGCGTCCTACTGTGCTTTTTCCATATAACCCTAGTTGTATTTGATAGATAATAAGATTCAACTAACTATTGAAATTCCTGCAGTGTAAAAGATTACAGTCAGCTCAGTCAGTGCACAGTGTGGAGAAGACACTATAAAATTAATCTCCTGGTTTATCCATAATTGTAATTGCTACcagagagaagacagaaaggCAGAGGGACATAGGCACCAGAATTGAATCACAGTATATTTGGTACCATATCAGTACCATTTGatcttttcaaattaaaatataatgcaCTGACAAACCACTTTCATGCTCTTCACATTGTGAATCAGAAGGAGGGAGCTTCGTCGTCAAAGGGAAATACTGCAGCATGTTCATTTCATCGgaggatgcttttattttgtctgtaTTTTAACACATGAATTGAGTGCTCCATGTGAATTGGATTAAATGCCCAATTTTGAACAGCTTGCAAGGCACTCTTAAAGACCAGGTCCCTTTTTTTGGTCACatattgaccccccccccccccccagtaatGGTTGAGAAACTTCACAGAGACTGTAAGGCATGtgtaatgtagaaaaaaaacaaaaaaaaagtagcagagTTGCTATAGAGCTGCTAGTGTGTGAAAAAGGGTTGactgagaaaacacacacatacccacaccTGAACGTGCACGCAGAAAAGCCGACACATAAACATTCTGACATTTTCACACACGCAAATGTGCACTGAATTGGAGGTAAATTCGATCTTATTGGGGAGACTGCTGGAAAGCCTTGGGCTCAGAAACCTCCTTGAATCTCTGGAAGGTCGCCAGGCCCTCCAAATTCACAGGAAAACCTCGGTTAtttccccctccctctctcgctCGCTCCCTCACACCTGcactgaaaccactgaaatTTAAAGGAGTGACATCAATTCAATAAGCCCAGCCTGACAGGGACAGAGCAATACACCATAACACAGCTGCTCTCTCCATCTTTTTGCTAACCCATTTCCCCTCCTGGCTTCCTCCCTTCCCTTTAAACTCTAGCTCAGCATAGCAGAGTGATGACAATTTTGTTTTAGCCGGATGAATCTGCTGTCTGTGATGACCCAAATCtttattaagttttttttcctcacttctcTGCTATCGTAAATGATATAGAGAGAGTCAGGAAATTGTGTCCGTGTCAGGGAATTGCTCACAATCATTTTCTGTTGAAATTGcggtatttctttctttatttcacttttttggggggtaatCTTCTTGCTATTTCATGCCATCTTAAATAGGTGAAGGAGAATCATAATGGAGCCCCTCTGGTTCCTTCAGTAGTCGTAAAAATGAATGCCAAATAGATGAAGT encodes:
- the LOC115773435 gene encoding tripartite motif-containing protein 35-like, which encodes MAGRLFLPEVDLTCPVCCEIFRDPVVLKCSHSFCASCLQQYWNQQRRNRDCPLCRTQSLDDPVPSLTLKNLCESCTHESEEPEEAVEELYGEPGELCPHHGEKLKLYCLLDKEPICVVCHTSRKHKQHECCPVSEALVDVKEKMKSALSSLQEKREAFDKIKKNYEDTVAYIQVQVQFVEKRTREEFEKLHNFLHAEENARMEALKREEEQKTEQMKQKVEEMERKIASVSESIRVLEEEMASEGITVLHKSKMTLLSNDCPVEDPVMPPGALIDVAKYVGSLMFHVWEKMHKIAKYTPVTLDPNTAAPWLILSDDLTTVCDSDEKQKLPDNPERFDPDTGVLGSEGFTSGRRAWDVNVGDNTAWVVGVAKESVQRKEKVSSVLKNGYLCVYFYHKMYFAGTSPLTRLNLKRNPQKIRVQLDCDKGKVSFYDPHNNALIYSFKQAITEKVFPYFWVGCQQCPLTVEPWEVLLSVAESAT